In Acidovorax sp. 106, the following proteins share a genomic window:
- a CDS encoding homoserine dehydrogenase: protein MYRDPVQSLEPQSSPADAVATRPLRVGMIGIGTVGAGTFRVLARNQAEIAGRAGRGIKLVMVCARSLARAMSVVGTDVALTNDPMQVATHPDVDVLVEAAGGTGPARDWVLAAIRAGKHVVTANKALLAVHGNEIFAAARQHGVAVAYEGAVAVSIPIVKALREGLTANRIEWVAGIINGTTNFILSKMRDEGLGFAEALSQAQALGYAEADPTFDIEGIDAAHKITLLAANAFGMPVRFADAQVEGITRLQGLDVACAEQLGYRIKLLGVARRRKDGDADGVELRVQPALVPATHLLAHVNGSMNAVMVKGDAAGVTMFYGAGAGSEQTASAVIADLVDVARLNGTTTAQRVPHLGFHPQAMNEQLAVLPRAAVHTRHYLRVPVHTAQQVEAVGAWLAAQQVPVQRVELACEKALPAGSGPQVLVLTDAVGQATVDLAVHALAAHPAVAGPVVTLRVEVLEG from the coding sequence ATGTACCGCGATCCCGTCCAGAGTCTTGAGCCCCAGTCCAGCCCCGCCGATGCGGTGGCCACCCGCCCGCTGCGCGTGGGCATGATTGGGATTGGCACCGTGGGGGCTGGCACCTTCAGGGTGCTGGCGCGCAACCAGGCCGAGATCGCGGGCCGCGCGGGGCGGGGCATCAAGCTGGTGATGGTGTGCGCCCGCAGCCTGGCGCGTGCGATGAGCGTGGTGGGCACCGATGTGGCGCTGACCAACGACCCGATGCAGGTCGCCACCCACCCCGATGTGGATGTACTGGTGGAGGCCGCAGGCGGCACCGGCCCGGCGCGTGACTGGGTGCTGGCCGCCATCCGTGCGGGCAAGCATGTAGTCACGGCCAACAAGGCGCTGCTGGCCGTGCATGGCAACGAGATCTTTGCCGCCGCGCGCCAGCACGGCGTGGCCGTGGCGTATGAGGGTGCGGTGGCTGTGAGCATCCCCATCGTCAAAGCGCTGCGCGAAGGGCTTACGGCCAACCGCATCGAGTGGGTGGCGGGCATCATCAACGGCACCACGAATTTCATCCTGAGCAAGATGCGCGATGAGGGGCTGGGCTTTGCCGAGGCGCTGTCGCAGGCGCAGGCGCTGGGCTATGCCGAGGCGGACCCGACGTTTGACATCGAGGGCATCGACGCGGCCCACAAGATCACGCTGCTGGCGGCCAATGCGTTTGGCATGCCCGTGCGCTTTGCCGATGCGCAGGTGGAGGGCATCACCCGCCTGCAGGGGCTGGACGTGGCCTGTGCTGAGCAGCTGGGCTATCGCATCAAGCTGCTGGGCGTGGCGCGGCGGCGCAAAGACGGAGATGCCGATGGCGTGGAGCTGCGCGTGCAGCCTGCCCTGGTGCCCGCCACGCATTTGCTGGCGCATGTGAACGGATCGATGAACGCGGTGATGGTCAAGGGCGACGCGGCAGGCGTGACGATGTTCTACGGCGCGGGGGCAGGGTCTGAGCAAACTGCATCGGCGGTGATTGCCGACCTGGTGGACGTGGCGCGGTTGAACGGCACCACCACCGCGCAACGCGTGCCGCACCTGGGCTTTCACCCCCAGGCGATGAACGAGCAACTGGCCGTGCTGCCCCGCGCTGCCGTGCACACCCGCCACTACCTGCGCGTGCCGGTGCACACCGCCCAGCAGGTGGAGGCCGTGGGTGCCTGGCTGGCAGCGCAGCAGGTGCCCGTGCAGCGTGTGGAGCTAGCCTGCGAAAAGGCACTGCCCGCAGGCAGCGGGCCCCAGGTGCTGGTGCTGACCGACGCCGTGGGCCAAGCCACCGTGGACTTGGCTGTGCACGCGTTGGCCGCGCACCCTGCGGTGGCAGGCCCGGTGGTGACGCTGCGGGTGGAGGTGCTGGAGGGGTGA
- a CDS encoding FMN-binding negative transcriptional regulator has translation MANANRQFQVTDAPTLHALVRAQPLATLVVAHAGALHANHIPLFLDPTRGPHGTLVGHVARANGVWPLLPQQAVAIFHGPQAYISPSWYPSKAVDGKQVPTWNYAAVHAHGTLTAVDDPVRLRALLHTLSEQHEAHRPHPWRIDDAPPDYIDKLLRAIVGIELEVQRWEGIWKVSQNRTDEDRAGVVQGLLAEGTPAAEDMAALVLGRLMG, from the coding sequence ATGGCCAACGCGAACCGCCAGTTTCAAGTGACCGATGCCCCCACCCTGCACGCGCTGGTGCGCGCGCAACCCTTGGCCACGCTGGTGGTGGCGCATGCCGGGGCTCTGCATGCCAACCATATCCCTTTGTTTCTGGACCCCACCCGTGGCCCGCACGGCACGCTGGTGGGCCATGTGGCGCGGGCCAATGGCGTTTGGCCGCTGCTGCCGCAGCAGGCCGTGGCCATCTTCCACGGGCCGCAGGCGTACATCTCGCCGTCGTGGTACCCGTCCAAAGCGGTGGACGGCAAGCAGGTGCCCACCTGGAACTACGCCGCCGTGCACGCACATGGCACGCTCACGGCGGTGGACGACCCGGTGCGCCTGCGCGCCCTGCTGCACACCCTGAGCGAGCAGCACGAAGCCCACCGCCCCCACCCCTGGCGCATCGACGATGCCCCGCCCGATTACATCGACAAGCTGCTGCGCGCCATCGTGGGCATTGAGCTGGAAGTGCAGCGCTGGGAGGGCATCTGGAAGGTGAGCCAAAACCGCACCGACGAAGACCGCGCGGGCGTGGTGCAAGGCTTGCTGGCCGAAGGCACCCCAGCGGCCGAGGACATGGCGGCGCTGGTGCTGGGGCGGTTGATGGGGTGA
- a CDS encoding OsmC family protein: MAAPHTASVVWTRGTDDFLDKRYHRSHQWQFDGGATVAASSSPHVVPVPYSDAAAVDPEEAYIAALTSCHMLWFLDLASRAGWRVNRYTDAAVGTMAKDAEGRLVVSHVQLHPITVFDAAHAPSAAVLADLHHQAHAACFLANSVKTQIDCAPVLEVEAAATQGA, translated from the coding sequence ATGGCTGCACCGCACACCGCCTCCGTCGTCTGGACCCGTGGCACCGATGACTTTCTGGACAAGCGCTACCACCGCAGCCACCAGTGGCAGTTTGATGGCGGTGCCACCGTAGCGGCGTCTTCGTCGCCGCATGTGGTGCCGGTGCCGTATTCGGATGCTGCGGCGGTAGACCCCGAAGAGGCCTACATCGCCGCCCTGACCAGCTGCCACATGCTGTGGTTCTTGGACTTGGCCAGCCGCGCAGGCTGGCGTGTGAACCGCTACACCGACGCCGCCGTAGGCACCATGGCCAAGGATGCCGAAGGCCGCTTGGTGGTGAGCCATGTGCAGCTGCACCCCATCACCGTGTTTGACGCTGCCCATGCGCCCAGCGCCGCCGTGCTGGCCGACCTGCACCACCAGGCGCATGCGGCCTGCTTTCTGGCCAACTCGGTCAAGACGCAGATCGACTGCGCCCCGGTGCTGGAAGTAGAAGCCGCTGCAACGCAAGGAGCCTGA